In one Macaca fascicularis isolate 582-1 chromosome 6, T2T-MFA8v1.1 genomic region, the following are encoded:
- the ADRA1B gene encoding alpha-1B adrenergic receptor isoform X3, whose translation MNPDLDTGHNTSAPAHWGELKNANFTGPNQTSSNSTLPQLDITRAISVGLVLGAFILFAIVGNILVILSVACNRHLRTPTNYFIVNLAMADLLLSFTVLPFSAALEVLGYWVLGRIFCDIWAAVDVLCCTASILSLCAISIDRYIGVRYSLQYPTLVTRRKAILALLSVWVLSTVISIGPLLGWKEPAPNDDKECGVTEEPFYALFSSLGSFYIPLAVILVMYCRVYIVAKRTTKNLEAGVMKEMSNSKELTLRIHSKNFHEDTLSSTKAKGHNPRSSIAVKLFKFSREKKAAKTLGIVVGMFILCWLPFFIALPLAL comes from the coding sequence ATGAATCCCGATCTGGACACCGGCCACAACACATCAGCACCTGCCCATTGGGGAGAGTTGAAAAATGCCAACTTCACTGGCCCCAACCAGACCTCGAGCAACTCCACACTGCCCCAGCTGGACATCACCAGGGCCATCTCTGTGGGCCTGGTGCTGGGCGCCTTCATCCTCTTCGCCATCGTGGGCAACATCCTAGTCATCTTGTCTGTGGCCTGCAACCGGCACCTGCGGACGCCCACCAACTACTTCATCGTCAACCTGGCCATGGCCGACCTGCTGTTGAGCTTCACCGTCCTGCCCTTCTCAGCGGCCCTAGAGGTGCTCGGCTACTGGGTGCTGGGGCGGATCTTCTGTGACATCTGGGCAGCCGTGGATGTCCTGTGCTGCACAGCGTCCATTCTGAGCCTGTGTGCCATCTCCATCGATCGCTACATCGGGGTGCGCTACTCTCTGCAGTACCCCACGCTGGTCACCCGGAGGAAGGCCATCTTGGCGCTGCTCAGCGTCTGGGTCTTGTCCACAGTCATCTCCATCGGGCCTCTCCTTGGGTGGAAGGAGCCCGCACCCAACGATGATAAGGAGTGTGGGGTCACCGAAGAACCCTTCTATGCCCTCTTCTCCTCCCTGGGCTCCTTCTACATCCCTCTGGCGGTCATTCTAGTCATGTACTGCCGTGTCTATATAGTGGCCAAGAGAACCACCAAGAACCTAGAGGCAGGAGTCATGAAGGAGATGTCCAACTCCAAGGAGCTGACCCTGAGGATCCACTCCAAGAACTTTCACGAGGACACCCTCAGCAGTACCAAGGCCAAGGGCCACAACCCCAGGAGTTCCATAGCTGTCAAACTTTTTAAGTTCTCCAGGGAAAAGAAAGCAGCTAAGACGTTGGGCATTGTGGTCGGTATGTTCATCTTGTGCTGGCTACCCTTCTTCATCGCTCTACCGCTTG